From the genome of Spinacia oleracea cultivar Varoflay chromosome 2, BTI_SOV_V1, whole genome shotgun sequence, one region includes:
- the LOC110776152 gene encoding uncharacterized protein has product MVRGIIRNRGRKRSGKVRTTIRLLTEIAQNLTQAMTTQVTRKGNIENFGDVFKKVAASKPPTYDGKEDPASLENWLREFDKLFDAINCPEDLKINNDVYYLREEADLWWSQRKKDLMAKPDFDWETMKEALRAKFYPPYLKKQKCLEVTNLRMGTMTVNEYYTKFIELMRFAPEIVPTEAIKAQRFEQGLTLTLQGKLGGVNFESLDDVYGRAAHLYGIKGKELDGNSGEKRKGNGNFQGNEKKPKLDGDFNHGKREGKFNQNREENHNFTQKWKGNYKNGSNGNKDKPKRNYFCKSVRITIQERIVRET; this is encoded by the coding sequence ATGGTGAGAGGGATAATCCGTAATCGGGGAAGGAAGAGATCAGGGAAAGTCAGAACGACGATTAGGCTCCTAACCGAAATAGCTCAAAACTTGACTCAAGCTATGACAACTCAGGTAACTCGCAAGGGTAATATTGAAAACTTTGGCGATGTCTTTAAGAAAGTAGCAGCTAGTAAACCACCTACCTATGATGGAAAGGAAGACCCTGCAAGTCTAGAAAATTGGCTTAGAGAATTTGACAAACTGTTTGATGCTATCAATTGCCCTGAGGATCTAAAAATCAATAATGATGTGTACTATCTAAGGGAAGAAGCTGACCTATGGTGGTCACAAAGAAAGAAAGACCTAATGGCCAAACCTGATTTTGATTgggaaaccatgaaagaagctTTGAGAGCTAAGTTTTATCCTCCCTACCTAAAGAAGCAGAAATGCCTAGAAGttacaaaccttagaatgggcACCATGACTGTGAATGAGTATTACACCAAGTTCATAGAGCTAatgaggtttgcacctgaaataGTCCCAACTGAAGCCATAaaagctcaaaggtttgagcaagggttaacTTTGACTTTGCAAGGGAAGCTTGGGGGAGTTAACTTTGAATCCTTAGATGATGTTTATGGGCGTGCAGCTCACCTATATGGGATTAAAGGAAAAGAGCTTGATGGAAATtctggtgaaaagaggaagggaAATGGAAACTTCCAAGGGAATGAGAAGAAACCTAAGCTGGATGGGGATTTTAACCATGGAAAGAGGGAAGGGAAATTTAACCAAAATAGGGAAGAAAATCACAATTTCACCCAAAAATGGAAGGGAAATTATAAAAATGGAAGTAACGGGAACAAGGATAAGCCTAAAAGGAACTACTTTTGCAAAAGTGTGAGAATAACCATCCAGGAAAGGATTGTGAGGGAAACCTAG